Within the Pseudomonas oryzae genome, the region CGCCACGGCGCCGATGGGCGACATCAACGGCTCGATCCCCACCCCGCAGCCGGTGCACTACCGGCCGATGTTCGGCGCGCTCGGCGCGGCGCGGCATGCCACGCGGATGACCTTCCTGTCGCAGGCCGCCATCGCCTCCGGCGTGCCGCAGCAGCTCGGCCTGCGCAGCCTACTCGGCGAGGTGCGCGGCTGCCGCAGCGTGCGCAAGAGCGACATGGTGCACAACGGCCATCTGCCGCAGATCGAGGTGGACTCGCAGACCTACCAGGTGCGCGCCGACGGCGAGCTGCTGGTCTGCGAGCCGGCCGAGTCGCTGCCGATGGCGCAGCGTTACTTCCTTTTTTGAAGCGGGGACGAGAATGATCCGACTGACCCGACGCCTGGAAACGGGCACCCCGAGCGCCACCCTGACGCTCGATCTCGACAGCCGCATCAAGAGCCGGCTGCGCGTCACCCTCGACGACGGCCGCGAAGCCGGCCTGTTCCTCGAACGCGGCCAGCTGCTGCGCGGCGGCCAGTTGCTCGGCGCCGAGGAGGGCGGGGAGGTGGTGCAGGTGATCGCCGCCGCCGAGCGGGTCTCCACCGTGCGCTGCGCCGATCCGCTGCGCCTGGCGCGCGCCTGCTACCACCTCGGCAACCGCCATGTGCCGCTGCAGATCGAGGCCGGTTTCGCCCGCTACCAGCACGACCATGTGCTCGACGACATGGTGCGCGGCTTCGGCCTCGAGGTAGTGGTCGAGCAGGCGCCCTTCGAGCCGGAGGCCGGCGCCTACCAGAGCGCCCCGCACGGCCACAGCCATGGCCACGAGCACCGTTTCGTGCTCGCCCCCGGCCAGCACCCCCACTGAATCCCGTACCCGGAGCCCCACCATGCAAAAGACCCTTGCCTTCGTCCTGTCGCTGGCCGCCGCGCCGGCCTTCGCCCATGTCGGCCACGCCCATACCAGCGAGCACGGCCTCCTCCACTACCTGCTCGGCACCGACCAGATGCTGCTGGGCATCGCCATCGCGCTGGTCGCCGGGCTGGCCTACTGGCTGCGCCCGCGCTGGTGACGGTGGCCAGGCGATGAGTGCCGATCTGCATCTGCTGCGCCTGCTGCAGCTGGCCAGCCCCAACCTGCCGGTGGGCGGCTTCACCTACTCGCAGGGCCTGGAGTGGGCGGTGGAAGCCGGCTGGGTCCGCGGCGCCGAGGGCTTCCGCGCCTGGCAGCGCGAGCAGCTGGAAGACACCCTCGGCCATCTCGACTGGCCGCTGCTGGCGCGTCTGTACCGGGCCTGCCGGGATGACGATGCCGCGGCCTTCGCGCGCTGGAGCC harbors:
- the ureE gene encoding urease accessory protein UreE, giving the protein MIRLTRRLETGTPSATLTLDLDSRIKSRLRVTLDDGREAGLFLERGQLLRGGQLLGAEEGGEVVQVIAAAERVSTVRCADPLRLARACYHLGNRHVPLQIEAGFARYQHDHVLDDMVRGFGLEVVVEQAPFEPEAGAYQSAPHGHSHGHEHRFVLAPGQHPH